AAAAAACGGATGGAAAAAAGGTACcacataaggtgatgcgttactttccattgacTCCTCGATTAAAAAGACTGTACAGTTCAAGACTTACAGCGAAACAAATGTTATGGCACTATACTGGGAAATCAAAAGACGATGGGATAATGAGACACCCAGTGGATGGGTTAGCGTGGAAGGATTTCGATGCCAAACATCCTGATTTTGCTAGTGAACCTCGGAATGTTCGTTTAGGTTTAGctgcagatggtttcaatccgttTGGCAACATGAGTCAAGCATATagtatgtggcctgtggtgttggctaACTACAATCTTCCACCTTGGATGTGTATGAAAGATAATAATTTCATATTATCCATTCTTATTCCTGGACCAAAATCACCGGGAAAGGACATGGATATATTcttgagaccattggtggatgagttaaagGAGTTGTGGGTTAATGGTGTCGATACAAGAGATAGTATAACCAACACTATGTTCAAGTTGCGTGCAACCTTATTGTGGACAGTTAACGATTTTCCTGCTCGTAGCTATttatctggatggagtggtcagggatacaaagcttgtccgacgtgtaatgaagacacaacttctgttcgagtgatcggtaagacatcctacattggtcacagaagattccttCCAAGTAaccatcgaatgagaagagacactCAATTTGACGGACAAATCGAGAGAAGACGTCCACCAAGACGTTTTACTTGTGAGGAAATATTAGAACAAGTAAACAAACTTGTACCACAAGTTCCTGGAAAACACGAGATGTTTGGAGGTGTCAAACGTAGGCGTATTGCAGAAGATCAAAATTGGAggaagaaaagcatattttatgaGCTTGATTATTGGTCTTCGAACACTTTAAAACACaacattgatgtcatgcatgtggagaagaatgtgtgtgatagtttgttaggCACAATCTTGGATAATGATAAAtccaaggacaccactaatgcaagacatgatttgaaaaagttTGGAGTAAGGGAATCGTTGTGGATATATGAAGATGACAGCGGAAAGTTAATGAAGCCTCATGCCCCTTATGTTCTCACATCTGATCAAAGAATGCAGTTTTGTAAATTTATTCGAGATGTGAAATTTCCAGATAATTTTTGTTCCAATTTAAAGAAGAAAGTAAATGCTGATTTAACAAATATCAGCGGTTTAAAGTCCCACGACAGTCATgtaataatgcaacgattactatcagtgggtgttcgcaagtttctttcAAAGAGTATATCGACTACCATTTCTGAGTTATGTAACTTTTTCAGGCAAATTTGTGCAAGAACTATAAAGGTTAGCGATATGGAAGAAGCACAAAAAGATCTTATTCTAATATTATGTAAAATGGAACTCATatttcctccagccttttttgatataatggtgcatttgattttacatttgcctgaagaagcaattctgggtggaccggtatttatgcgttggatgtatccttttgaaagatacatgaaaaaattaaagaattacgttggaaataaagctcgtcctgaagggtcgATAGCCGAGGgttatgttgcagatgaggctttgacattttgttcgatgtatttcaaaggtgttgaaacaagatttaatcgTCTTGATCGCAATGAAGATGAGGTGACACCAAGAAATCTTTTTGTATTTCAATCGCAATGTCGACCTATAACAAAAGAAACTCTAAAGCCTCTTGATCGTGCGACTCGTGAACAAGCAGAGTGGTACATATACAACAATTCACCTGAAATTCAGAAATATTTGGAGTAAGTTTCTTCCCAAAAGTTGCTTTTATTGCATTGAAAATGCTTTCAACTGATTCAAAATTTTTGTTCTTATTTATAGTGAACACTTAGAAGAAATCAAACAGAAATATCAGGATGGAGATCATAACattttacataagaaatattttcAGCGATGGTTTCACAAGAAGGTGAAAAAAAAAACCTACCCTATATTCTTTCATCCTTTTAAGTATTGTTTtcaattttataataattttatttattcttttagaTATACGACTTACAAAAGCTTGGATCGTTAGATAATGGTGAcgagttgctagctttagcatctggatcAGATCATTTAGGAGCTTATTACGAAGGTTGTATAGtgaatggtgttcgatttatgtCAACCAAACGAGATTTAAAGAGGAGCACTCAAAACAGTGGAGTATTTGTTGCTGGAACAGAAGATTTTAACTATTATGGAATACTTGAAGACGTATTAAAGTTAACATTTACTGGCACATATTCTGTGACATTGTTCAAGTGTAAGTGGTTTAATACAGATCcaagaaggaaaaaaataattatagagAATAATATTACTAGTATAAACACTAGCGGGGAATGGTACAAGGATGACCCATATATACTTGCAAATCAagcgaaacaagtattttatctcgatgatttacttagaggaAATCAGTGGAAAGTGGTTGAGGGGGTAAACCATCGACAAATTTGGGACGTCGAGAACTGTGAAGCTAATTCAGACATTGATGTGGTACATGATATtagctcatcaaattttgtgttgactgtggatcTCGGCGAGTTGGTTATGCTACCT
This genomic interval from Humulus lupulus chromosome 8, drHumLupu1.1, whole genome shotgun sequence contains the following:
- the LOC133793596 gene encoding uncharacterized protein LOC133793596; amino-acid sequence: MASEYKDSSGRIRCPCVRCINNRLETLPMVKAHVFDWGFHQGYEKWIYHGEAEADVANVVDANDDDVDEMIPMVEDFLLPTTEEVENNPAAGQFYDDLFDEIEAELYPGCNWISSLNFLAKLLHLKVRGKIPNKIFDELLKLLKLAFPKGNKIPSTYYEAKKRLQKLGLGYESIHVCEHDCCLFYKEHSTKETCPICGSSRWISPEKTDGKKVPHKVMRYFPLTPRLKRLYSSRLTAKQMLWHYTGKSKDDGIMRHPVDGLAWKDFDAKHPDFASEPRNVRLGLAADGFNPFGNMSQAYSMWPVVLANYNLPPWMCMKDNNFILSILIPGPKSPGKDMDIFLRPLVDELKELWVNGVDTRDSITNTIRFLPSNHRMRRDTQFDGQIERRRPPRRFTCEEILEQVNKLVPQVPGKHEMFGGVKRRRIAEDQNWRKKSIFYELDYWSSNTLKHNIDVMHVEKNVCDSLLGTILDNDKSKDTTNARHDLKKFGVRESLWIYEDDSGKLMKPHAPYVLTSDQRMQFCKFIRDVKFPDNFCSNLKKKVNADLTNISGLKSHDSHANLCKNYKGVETRFNRLDRNEDEVTPRNLFVFQSQCRPITKETLKPLDRATREQAECEHLEEIKQKYQDGDHNILHKKYFQRWFHKKIYDLQKLGSLDNGDELLALASGSDHLGAYYEGCIVNGVRFMSTKRDLKRSTQNSGVFVAGTEDFNYYGILEDIQEGKK